ACTGGTGCCGGTCCAGCCCGTAGGCGCGCGCCGCGTGCCAGCAGGCCTCGGCCGCGCCCATCACCCCCCAGGCAATGCCGTAGCGCGCCCTGTTGAGGCAGCCGAACGGCCCCTTCAGCCCCTCGACACCCGGCAGCAGGGCATCTTCGCCGACCTCGACGCCGTCCATCACGATCTCGCCGGTGGGTGAGGCGCGCAAGGACAGCTTCCCCTCGATCTTCGGCGCGGACAGGCCGTTCAAACCCGTTTCCAGCAAGAAGCCCCGGATCTTGCCGCCATGCGCCTCGGATTTCGCCCAGACCACGAAGACATCCGCCATCGGGCTGTTCGAAATCCAGGTCTTGGTGCCGGTCAACCGGTAGCCGTCCTGCGTTTTCTCGGCTCGCGTCTTCATCCCCGCCGGATCGCTGCCCGCATCGGGTTCGGTCAGGCCGAAACACCCGATCAGCGTGCCCTTCGCCAACCCCGGCAGGTATTTCTGCCGCTGCTCTTCCGTGCCGTAGGCAAGGATCGGGTACATCACCAGCGAGGACTGCACGCTCATCATCGAGCGATAGCCCGAATCCACCCGCTCGATCTCCCGCGCCACGAGCCCGTAGGTGACGTAAGACGCCCCGAGCCCGCCGTATTCCTCGGGCACCGTCACGCCCAGAAGCCCGGCCTCGCCCATCTCGGCGAAGAGCTCGGGCTCCACGCGCTCCGCGCGATAGGCCTCCGTCACCCGCCGCGCCAGCCGGTCGTCTGCGAAGGCGCGGGCCGCGTCGCGCAGCATCCGCTCGTCCTCGTCCAGGCGATCCTCGAGCCGCAGCGCATCCTCCCAGTCGAAACGGGAAAGGTCGGGGGCGTCTTTCGGCTTGAGGGGGGCGGTGCTGTCCATCTCGGTCTCCTCCATGCACGTCTTGCCCGTGCCATATCGCGCGCGGGCGCCCAGGGCAATCTCGGCGCGCCCGCCCGCTTGACCGCCGGCGCGCCCCATGCAGTTCTAGGGACAGGGAGGACATGCGCATGGGCGAGACAATCGGCTCGATCGACGAGGTGCAATCGCTGCTGGCCGGGCAGGACTATGTCTGCGGCCGGGCGCTGGCGACGGTTGCCTTCCTGTCGCTCAGACTCGGCAAGCCGCTGTTTCTCGAGGGCGAGCCCGGCACCGGCAAGACCGAGATCGCCAAGGCGCTCGCCACGGCCCTCGGCCGCCGCCTGATCCGCCTGCAATGCTACGAGGGGCTGGACGCAGGCTCCGCGGTCTACGAGTGGAACTTCGCCGAACAGATGATCGCGATCCGCACTGCCGAGGCGGTCGGCTTCGAAGGCGCCGGGGCCGACCGCACCGCGCTGAAGGACGAGCTCTTCTCCAGCGAATACCTGATCGAACGTCCGCTGCTGCAGGCGATGCGCCCGCAGGTCGAGGGCCCGCCCGTGCTGCTGATCGACGAGCTCGACCGCACCGATGAGCCCTTCGAGGCGTTCCTCTTGGAGGCGCTCAGCGATTTCCAGGTCACGATCCCCGAACTCGGCACCATCAAGGCCGACCATCCCCCCATCGTCATCATCACCTCGAACCGCACCCGCGAGGTGCATGACGCGCTCAAGCGCCGCTGTCTCTACCACTGGGTCGACTATCCCAGCTTCGAGCGCGAACTCGAAATCCTCCACGCCCGCGCGCCCGAGGCAGCCGAGACGCTCAGCCGCGAGATCGTGGCCTTCGTCCAGAAGCTCCGCACCGAGGACCTGTTCAAGAAACCCGGCGTCGCGGAAACCATCGACTGGGCGAAATGCCTGCTCGCGCTCGACGTGATCGACCTCTCCCCGCAAGTCATCGCCGACACGATCGGCGCGCTTCTGAAATACCAGGACGACATCCAGAAAATCGAGGGCTCCGAGGCGAAACGCCTGCTCGACGACGTCCGCGCCGCGCTTGCGCCAGCCTGACCCTTCTTCTGGCCGAAAAGATCCTCGGGGGGCCGGGGGGCAGACAGCCCCCGGCCTCTCGCCCAAAACCCGAGGCCGCGATGGCAGACTTACCAGACCTCGACATCCCCGAAGACGGCAAGCTCAGCCACAACATCCTGCATTTCGCGCGTGCGCTGCGCACGGCCGGCCTCCCCGTGGGGCCCGGCCGGGTGATCGACGCCATCCGCGCGGTCGAGGCCGCGGGCTTTTCCGAGCGGGCCGATTTCTATCACACGCTCGCCGCCTGCTTTATCTCGCGCCCCGAGCACCGCCAGGTCTACGACCAGGTGTTCCGTCTCTACTGGCGCGACCCGCGGTTCCTGGAACACATGATGAGCCTGATGCTGCCCTCGCTGCGCGGCGTCGCCGAGGAGCGCGAGGCGAAGGCCGCCGAAAAACGCGCCGCCGAGGCCCTGCTCGACGGGGTCGACCGGGACGTGCCGGATCTGCCCGACCCCGAGGACGCGGGCGAGGAGATCGAGATTGACGCCTCCCAGACCCAGTCGGGGCGCGAACGGCTCAAGACCCTCGATTTCGAGCAGATGAGCACCGCCGAGGTGGCCGAGGCGAAACGCATGCTTGCGCGCCTCAGCCTGCCGGTGAAGCCGCTGAACTCGCGCCGCACCCGCGCCGACGCCCGTGGCCGGATGCCAGACTGGCGCGGCACGATGCGCACCGCGCTGCGCCAGGGCGGCGAAATCCGCGCCTTCCGGCAGAAGGCGCGCCGCACCCGATGGCCGAACCTCGTGGTGCTCTGCGACATCTCGGGGTCGATGTCACAGTACTCGCGCATGGTCCTTCACTTCCTGCACGCGGTCGCCAACGAGAAGGGCGCGGGCTGGGCGAAGGTGCACGCCTTCACCTTCGGCACTCAGCTGACCAACATTACCCGGCACCTGGCCACCCGCGACGTCGATGCCGCCCTTGCCGCGGCCGGGGCCGAGGCGCAGGACTGGGAGGGCGGCACCCGAATCGCGAGCGCGCTGCACGCCTTCAACCGCGACTGGTCGCGCCGGGTGCTGGGGCAGGGTGCGGTGGTTCTGTTGATCACCGACGGGCTCGACCGCGACGAGGCGGACAGCTTGTCGCAGGAGATGGAGCGCCTGCACCTGTCTGCCCGCCGCGTCATCTGGATCAACCCGCTGCTGCGCTGGGACGGCTTCGCCCCGAAAGCCAAGGGAATACGGGCCATGCTGCCCCATGTGGACTGCTTCCGCGCGGGCCATTCGATCGCGTCGCTCGAGGCGCTTGCCCAGGCGATTTCCGACGCCGGGGAGCCCGGCGAGCGCGACCGGATGCTGCGGAACCTGCGACAAACCTGACCGGTTTGATCTGGATCAATGCCGCACCGCGTCAAAAGCTACATTCGGCATGTGTCGTTTGCGGCGACGGTCGTAAGTTCCCGACGAGCGTCGAGAAACCGCATTCGCCCCCCGCGCCTGTTCCCGGCCCGGGGGTTCGGTCGCCAAGGGCTCTCCCTCCCGAGGTGACGCATTACAGAAACGCCGTGGGCCCTCCCTCCCACGGCGTTTTTCTGTGCCTGACGCAGCCGCGGCATTTCCGGCGCGCCCGCGGATTCCGCTTGATCGCGGCACCGCTGGGCTGCCACACTTTCATTCGAAATAACGAATATTATGTGGGGGACATCTCATGGTCTTGAACTGGAAGATCGGCGGGCCGCTGCTCGGGCTCGTCTTTTTCCTCGCCGTGCTGCTGGTCAAGCCGATCGGCGTGTCGACGCAGTTCGTCGTGGCGGACGGCATCCTCTGGGACCGGCAGGTGCCGGACATGATCGTCGAGGCGGGCGATGGCGGCTGGACCTCGCCCAACGCCTATCTCGACCGTTATGCCGACAACATCGCCAACCCGGTGAACTATTCCTTCATCTTCGTGCTCGCGATGATGGGCGGGGCGCTGATCTCGTCCATCGTCTTCGGCAAGATCCGGTTCTGGGAACGCTTCAACCCCGCGCTCTGGAGCGCCAACCTCTCGGGCGGCTGGATCGGCCGCTGGATCGTTGCCTTCGTCGGCGGGGCGCTCGTGCTTTACGGCGCGCGGCTCGCGGGGGGCTGCACCTCGGGGCACATGATGTCGGGGATGATGCAGACTGCCGTCTCGGGCTATCTCTTCGCCTTCGGCGCGTTCCTTACGGCCTTTCCCACCGCCCGCATCTTGCTGAAGAAGGAGGCCTGAGATGCAGGAGATCATTCTCGCCATCGTGATCGGCGGCCTTTTTGGGATCATGCTGGAACGCATCGGCGCGACCGATCCGAACTGGATCGGCCGGATGCTGAACCTCACGAACATGCACCTGATGAAGACGATCCTCGTGGCCATCGGCACCGCCTCGATCCTGATGTTCGGCGGCCAGATGCTGGGCCTGGTCGAGGTCGGCAACATGTCGGTGAAGGCGATCAACGTGGGCGTGCTGCTCGGCGGCGCGATCCTCGGGATCGGCTGGGCCATCGCGGGCTTTTGCCCGGGCACCGGGGTCTGCGCGGCGGCGACCGGCCGGATCGACGCCCTGTTCTTCGTGGCGGGCGGCCTCCTCGGGGCCGCGGCCTATGCGCTGACCTACCCGTTCTGGGTGGATATCGGCTTTCTCGCGGGCGACAAGTGGACGGTGGGCGCGATCCCCGACGCCGACTATCCGGCGGCGCTGCAGAACCTGCCCGTCACCGGCGATGTGATCGGGATCGGGATCGGCGTCTTCTTCATCCTCGTGGCGATCCTGCTGCCGCGGCGGTTGGTCGGCCCGAAGGGCCCGCCTGCAGGCGCTCCGGTGGCCGAGCCGTCCGAATAGGACGGCCGCCCCCCCCACGCATCGCGACGCCGCGGGTCCATGGCCCGCGGCGTTTCGTTTCGTACTGGCGAAGCCGCGCCTCTGCCCCCATTATCCCCGCGAGGGAGGAGGGACGCCATGCTGACAGGCGATTTCGAGGCGATACCGGAGACTGCGCTCGACTGGCACCGCGCGGGCGCGGGAGCGGTGCTGGCGACGGTGATCGAGACCTGGGGCAGCGCGCCGCGCCCCGTCGGCAGCCAACTCGCGATCTCGGGCGAGGGCGGCATGGCGGGCTCGGTCTCGGGCGGCTGCGTCGAGGGCGCTGTGATCGCGGAGGCGCTGGAGGCGCTGGAGGACGGCACCCCCCGCATCCTTGAGTTCGGCGTGAGCGACGACGACGCCTTCGCCGTGGGGCTGGCCTGTGGCGGCCGCATCCGCGTGCTGGTGGAACCGGTCGGCGCGGCGCTGCCGGAGGACCTGCTGGCCGATCTTGTCGCCGCCCGGGCCGCGCGCCGCGCGGTCGCCCATGTCGTGGATACCGAGACCTGGGACCGGCGGCTGGCCGGCCCCGGCGATCCGATGCTGGGCGACCGGATCGCCGATCGGATGCGCGCCGACAAGTCGGGCTTCGAGGGGGCGGCGTTCCTGGGCATCCACAACCCGCCCCTGCGCATGGCGATCGTGGGCGCCGTCCATATCGCGCAGCCTTTGGTGCAGATGGCCCGCCTTGCGGGTTTCGCGCCGGTGCTGATCGACCCGCGCCCCGCCTTCGGCGCGGCCGAGCGGTTCCCGGGAGAGACCATCCTGGACGACTGGCCCGACGCTGCGCTGGCCGCCCACGGGCGCGATGCGCGCACGGCGGTGGTGACGCTCACGCATGACCCCAAGCTCGACGATCCCGCGATCGTCGCCGCGCTGGACTCGGAGGTGTTCTATCTCGGCTGCCTCGGCTCGACCCGGACCCATGCCAAGCGCCTGGAGCGGCTGCGCGAGGCCGGTATCCCGGACGACCGCATCGCCCGCATCCACGCGCCCGTGGGGCTCGATATCGGCGCGCGGAGCCCGGCGGAGATTGCCGTCTCGATCCTGGCCGAGATCATCGAGAGACTGAGGCAGGGCTGATGCGGTTCGGACCGGTCCCGCCCGTCGAGTCCGAGGGCGCCGTTCTGGCGCATTCGCTGCGCCTCGGCGGACGGATGCTGAAGAAGGGGGAGGTTCTGGGCCGCGACGAGGTCGCGGCGCTCACGGCGGCCGGTGTCACAGAGGTGACCGTCGCGCGAATGGAGCCCGGAGACGTCGCCGAGGATGCCGCCGCCGCGCGGCTCGCCTCCGCGCTGGTGCCCGATCCGGGCGCGGCGGGGCTGCGGATCGGCAAGGCGGCGCGCGGGCGGGTGAACCTCCATGCGGGCTGTCCCGGCGTCGTCGGGCTGGACGTTGACGCGATTCACGCGCTGAACCGCGTCGACCCCGGCGTGACGCTTGCCACGCTGGCGCCCTTCACCCGCGTCACGCCGGGGCTGCTGGTGGGGACCGTCAAGATCATCCCCTACGCGGTGCCGGGCGCGGCGCTCGAAACCGCCTGTGCGCGCGCGCCCGGTGCGGTCCTGGTCCACCCGGTGGTGCGGCGCAGGGCCGGCCTGATCCTGTCGGAGGTGCCGGGCCAGAAGCCGGGCCTCACCGACAAGGGCCGTGCCGCCGTCGAGGCGCGACTGAGGGCGCTGGGCATGACCCTGGACGCGGTCGCGACCGTGCCGCACGCGGTCGCCCCGATGGCCGAGGCGCTGGCGCGCCTTCCGGGCGAGGTTGCGCTGATCCTGACCGGCTCGGCCACTTCGGACGTCTACGATACCGGTCCCAAGGCGGTGCGAACCGCCGGCGGCAGCGTCGCGCGCTTCGGCATGCCGGTCGATCCGGGCAACCTCCTGTTCCTCGGCACGCAGGGCGGGCGGCCCGTGATCGGACTGCCGGGTTGCGCGCGGGCGCCCGCGCTGAACGGCGCGGACTGGGTGCTGGAACGGGTGGTCTGCGGGCTGCACGTGGGCGCGGACGAGATCGCCGCGATGGGGGTTGGCGGGCTCTTGAAGGAGATTCCGTCGCGGCCCCAGCCGCGCGAGGGCTGAGCGCCGCGAAGCCGCTCTGCCGGCGGCCCGCGCAGGCCGCGGCAGCCTAGACCAAAGCATGTGTAAATCAACGGTTCTCAAAGCCCGGTCCCCATGCTTTAGTATCGTCGAAAACCAGGGAGGAGATTGATGACCAAGGTCGCGATGACCGTGAACGGCAAGGCCGTGTCGGGGGACGTTGAAGGGCGCACACTGCTGTCGCAATTCCTGCGCGACGGGCTGGGGCTGACCGGCACCCATATCGGCTGCGATACCAGCCAGTGCGGCGCCTGCGTGGTGCATGTGGACGGGGTGGACGTGAAGTCCTGCACCATGTTCGCGCTGGAATGTGAGGGCGCCGAGGTCAAGACCATCGAAGGCATGGCGAACCCCGACGGCTCGCTTTCCACCATCCAGCAAGCGTTCCAGGACCATCACGGGCTTCAGTGCGGCTTCTGCACGCCGGGCATGGTGATGACGGCGGCCGCGCTGCTGGAGAAGAACCCGACGCCCTCCGAGGCCGAGATCCGGGATTATCTCGAAGGCAATATCTGCCGCTGCACCGGCTACCACAACATCGTCAAGGCGATCATGGCGGCCTCTGGCCAGGACGTGACCGCCATCGCCGCAGAGTAGGGCGGTTTCGGGCGGGCAGGGAGCGCCCGCCGTATCTCAGGGAGGATCAGACATGCCGAAAGATCACGGCATCGGCGCCAGTTCCAAGCGGCGCGAGGACGTGCGGTTCCTGACCGGTCGGGGCCGCTATACCGACGACATCAACCTGCCGGGCCAAGCCTATGCGCATTTCGTGCGCAGCCAGGTCGCCCATGGCAGGCTGAACGGGGTGGACACCTCGGCCGCCGAGGCGATGCCCGGCGTGATCCGCATCTTCACCGGCGCCGATTTCGAGGGCGTGGGCGGCTTGCCCTGCGGCTGGCAGGTGACCGACCGGCACGGCAACCCGATGCAGGAACCCGGCCACCCGGTGCTGGCCAGCGGCAAGGTGCGCCATGTCGGCGACCCGGTCGCGCTGGTCGTCGCCGAGACCGCCGAGCAGGCCCGCGACGCGGCCGAGGCGATCGAGCCCGATATCGAGGAACTGGAGCCGGCGCTGGACATGAAGGCCGCGCTGGCGGACGGTGCGCCGAAGGTGCATGACGACCTGAGCTCGAACCTCTGCTACGACTGGGGCTTCGTCGAGGAGAACCGCGAGGCGGTGAACAAGGCCTTCGACGAGGCGCATCACGTCACCACGCTGGAACTGGTCAACCAGCGCCTGATCCCCAACGCGATGGAGCCGCGCGTGGCGATCGGCGACTACAATTTCGCGACCGACGACTCCACGCTCTACACCACCAGCCAGAACCCCCACGTGATCCGCCTGCTGATGGGGGCCTTCGTCCTCGGCATCCCGGAACACAAGCTGCGCGTGGTGGCCCCCGACGTGGGCGGCGGCTTCGGGTCCAAGATCTTCCACTATGCCGAAGAGGCCGCCTGCACCTTCGCCGCCAAGCAGCTTCGGCGCCCGGTGAAATGGACCTGCTCGCGGTCGGAAGCCTTCATCACCGATGCCCAGGGCCGCGACCACGTCACGAAGATCGAGCTCGCGCTGGACGCCGAGGGGCATTTCCAGGCGCTGCGCACCGAGACCTACGCCAATATGGGCGCCTATCTCTCGACCTTCGCGCCCTCGGTGCCGACCTGGCTGCACGGCACGCTGATGGCCGGCAACTACAAGACGCCGCTCATCTACGTGAACGTGAAGGCGGTGTTCACCAACACCGTGCCGGTCGACGCCTATCGCGGCGCGGGCCGGCCCGAGGCGACCTATCAACTGGAACGCGTGATCGACAAGGCGGCGCGCGAGATGGGGATCGATCCGGTCGAGATCCGGCGCAAGAACTTCATCACCGAGTTCCCCTACGCCACGCCCGTCGCGGTGGAATACGACACCGGCGATTACAACGCGACGCTCGACAAGCTGTTGGAGATCATCAACATGAACGGCTTCCAGCAGCGTCTGGAAGAGTCGAAATCGCGCGGCAAGCTGCGCGGCTGCGGCATCAACTGCTATATCGAGGCCTGCGGGATCGCGCCCTCGCACCTCGTCGGCCAGCTGGGCGCCCGCGCGGGGCTCTATGAATCCGCCACCGTGCGGGTCAACGCGACCGGCGGTCTTGTGGTGATGACCGGCAGCCACAGCCACGGGCAGGGGCATGAGACCTCGTTTGCCCAGGTCGTGGCCGACATGATCGGGATCGACGAGAACATGGTCGAGATCGTGCATGGCGACACCGCCAACACGCCGATGGGCATGGGCACCTACGGCTCGCGCTCGCTCGCGGTGGGGGGCAGCGCGATGGTCCGCGCGACCGAGAAGATCATCGCCAAGGCCAAGAAGATCGCCGCCCACCTGATGGAGGCGAGCCCCGAGGACATCGAGCTCACGGACGGCCAGTTCACCGTCGCGGGCACCGACAAGTCGGTCGCCTGGGGGGATGTGACGCTGGCGGCTTACGTTCCGCACAACTACCCGCTTGAGGAGTTGGAGCCGGGGCTGGAGGAAACCGCCTTTTACGACCCGAACAACTTCACCTATCCCGCAGGGGCCTATGCCTGCGAGGTCGAGGTCGATCCCGATACCGGCAAGGTCACGATCGAGCGCTTCGCCGCGTCCGACGATTTCGGCAATGTCGTCAACCCGATGATCGTCGACGGGCAGGTCCATGGCGGGCTGGCCCAGGGGATCGGTCAGGCGCTGCTGGAAAGCGCGGCCTATGACGAGTACGGCCAGCTCCTGTCGGGCAGCTACATGGATTACGCGATGCCGCGCGCGGCCGACGTACCGTTCTACGCGGTCGACCATTCCTGCCAGACGCCCTGCACGCACAACCCGCTGGGCGTGAAGGGCTGCGGCGAGGCCGGCGCAATCGGGTCGCCGCCCTCGGTGGTCAATGCCGTGGTGGACGCGCTGCAGCGCGCCGGCCACACCCATGTCACCCATATCGACATGCCGCTGACGCCGTCCCGCGTCTGGGCCGCCATGCAGGGCTGAGGAGGACAACAGATGTACGCATTCGATTTCGAACGGCCCAAGACGCTCGACGAGGCGGTGGCCGCCCTGGCGGCGGAAGAGGCGCAGGCGCTGGGTGGCGGGCAGACGCTGATCCCGACCCTGAAGCAGCGGCTGGCCGCGCCGTCGAAGCTGGTCAGCCTGACCGCGATCCCCGAGCTTAAGGGGGTCTGCGTGGCCGATGACGGCGCGGTGTGCATCGGGGGGGCGACGCCGCACAGGGTGGTGGCCGAAGAGGCGGCCGCGCCTTACCCCACGCTGGCCGCGATGGCGTCGAATATCGGCGACCCGGCGGTGAACAATCGCGGCACGATCGGCGGCTCGCTGGCCAACAACGACCCCTCGGCCTGCTACCCCTCCGCCGCATTGGCGTCCGGCGCTACGATCCGCACCAACATGCGCGACATCGCGGCCGACGACTATTTCCAGGGCATGTTCGCGACCGCGCTGGAGGAGGGCGAGATCATCACCGAGCTGCGCTTCCCGGTGCCCGAGAAGGCCGCCTACATGAAGTTCGAGCAGCCGGCGTCGCATTTCGCCCTGGTCGGGGTGTTCGTCGCGAAGTCCGCCGACGGCGTGCGGGTGGCGGTGACGGGCGCCTCGGAGGAGGGCGTGTTCCGCTGGGCCGAGGCCGAGGCCGCGCTCTCCTCGGATTTCAGCGCCGACGCGGTGTCGGGTCTGTCCGTCGATCCCGAACCGATGATCGATGACCTGCACGGCACGCCCGACTACCGGGCGCACCTGGTCAGGGTGCTGACCGCGCGCGCCGTGACCGCCGCCGGCTGACCCCGGCGATCACCGAAATGCAGCCCCCGCCGACCGTCCGGCGGGGGCATCGTTTGTCGCGGTTTTTCGCGCGGGCGAAGGGGCTGGCCCCATCGGGCAGCGAGCGACAGGAAATCCCGGCCTGACAGTCGCGCCCTGTCCGACGGCCCGGCCGACCCGCGGAGGTTGTGACCGGTCAAGGCCGGCGCGTCACACCCTTGTGCCCTCCCCGGCGGAGGTGCGCCTCTGCCGGGGAGGGCGGGTCCGTTCGGTTGGAAAAAGCTACTTGGTCAGCGGCCCGATCATCATGATCATCTGGCGGCCTTCCATTTTCGGCATGTTCTCGACCTTGCCGATCTCCTTGACGTCCTCGGCCACCCGTTCGAGCAGCTCGCGCCCGAGGTTCTGGTGCGCCATCTCGCGGCCGCGGAAACGCAGCGTCACCTTCACCTTGTCGCCCTTCTCGAGGAACTTGACGACATTGCGCATCTTGACGTCGTAGTCGTGGTTGTCGGTGTTCGGGCGGAATTTCACTTCCTTGACCTCGATCACCTTCTGTTTCTTGCGGGCCTCGGATTCGCGTTTCTGCTGTTCATACTTGAACTTGCCGAAATCCATGATCTTGCAGACCGGCGGCGTTGCGTTGGGCGAGATCTCGACCAGATCGAGCCCCGCTTGCGCGGCCAGTTCGAGGCCCCGAGAGGGCGGAACCACCCCGACATTCTCGCCATCGGCCCCGATCAGGCGGATCTCGGGGACACGGATGCGGTCGTTGACGCGGGGGCCGGTGTCGCGCGTGGGAGGCGCGTTGTGAGGTCTGCGGGCTATGGTGATGTTCCTTTTTCTGCTGCGTTCAAACGTCCTTCAAACTACTCTTGCGGACGGCTCGCATCAAGGCGGTTCTCCGGACGTTTAGGCAGAGAGGTGCCGCTGCGGCGACGGGGCGGTTTCCCTCTGCCGCCGATCATGCCAAAAGCGGGCAGGGACGGTGCGCGCGATCCCGGGAATAAAGGACATTGCGATGCAGAAAGCGCTGATCACGATCATCATTCTCGCCGCCATTGGGGTGGGCGGATATGTCTGGTATCTCGGCAACATGGCCGGAGACGAGGCGGCGCCCGAAGCGGTCGCCGAGCCGGCCGAGGAAGCCGTCGAAGAGACCGTTGACGCTGCGGATGCAGCCGCCGAAGCCACCGAGGAAGCGGTCGAGGAAGTCGTCGAAGAGACACCGGCCGCGGCTGAGGACGCGACCGATGAGGCGGCCGAGGCCGCGGAGGCGACGGAAGAGACCGCCGAGGACGCCGCCGAGGCCACCGAGGAGGCTGCGGAAGACGCCGCGGCGACCACCGAGGAGGCGGCCGAGGAAACCGCCGAGACCACGGAAGAGATGGCTGAGGACGCGGTCGAGGCCACGGACGAGGCGGCGGAAGAGGCCGCGGCGGCCACCGAAGAAGCGGTCGAGGAAACCGTCGAAGCGACCCAAGAGGCCACCGAAGAGGTCGTCGACACCACCGAGGAGGTGACGGAAGAGGCCGCAGAGGCGACCGAGGCAGCGGCCGAGGAAACCGGAGAGGCCATGGAGCGGGCCGGGGATGCGGTCGCCGACGCGCTGACCGTTGAGGGCTTCGATGCCGATTCCGTGATTCAGATGATCGAGGACTCCGCCCTCGGTGACGGCCAGAAGGAGGCGCTGAAATCGGTGGTGGAGACCGCGCGCAACAGCCCCGAGATCTTGGAAGAGGCGCTGGACCAGGTGCGCTCGGCTCTCGACATGTGATGACCCGCGCCCCGGGCGCTCGCGCCCGTTGCGCCCAGGGTCTGGAACGAAGAACGCCCCGCAAGCTATTGGCCTGCGGGGCGTTTCGCATTTCGGCGGGAGGAGTTTACCCGACGAAGGCCTTTTCCACGACGTATTCGGCCGGTTCGGAATTGGCGCCCTCGCGCAGGCCCCAGCCCTCGAGGATCGCCATCACGTCCTTGTTGAAATCGAGCGATCCGCAGACCATCGCGCGGTCGGTCGCCGGGTCCATGCGGTCCACGCCCAGGCCCAGGTCGGCGAACACCTTGCCCGAGGCGAGGTTGTCGGTCACCCGGCCCATCGTCTTGAACTCTTCGCGGGTGGTCGCCGGGTAGTATTTCAGCTTGTCGCCGACGAATTCGCCGATCAGCGGGTCCTCTGGCAGGCTTTCGATCAGTTGCCGGCCGAATTCCAGTTCCGCCACCTCGCGGCAGGTATGCATCATGATGACCTCGTCATACTGCTCGTATGTCTCGGGGTCGCGCATCAGGCTGGCGAAGGGGGCGATGCCCGTGCCCGTCGCAAGGAACCACAGCCGCTTGCCGGGCAGGAGCGCGTCGAGCACCAGCGTGCCCACGGGCTTCGGCCGCAGGATGATCTCGTCGCCGGGCTGGATGTGCTGCAGCCGCGAGGTCAGCGGGCCGTCCTGCACCTTGATCGAGTAGAAATCGAGCCCGTCGTCCCAGGACGGAGAGGCGATGGAATAGGCGCGCATGATCGGCTTGCCGTCGTCGCCCGGCAGCCCGATCATCACGAATTCGCCCGAGCGGAAGCGCAAGCTTTGCGGCCGTTCGGTGCGGAAGTAGAACAGCCGGTCGGTGTAGTGGCGCACCTCGGTCACGGTCTGCGCGTCGGGCAGAGTCTTCTTGGCGGCGGCGGCGGTTTCGGTCACGGCAGTCTGCTGATTCATGTCTGTGGCAT
This genomic window from Rhodovulum sp. ES.010 contains:
- the infC gene encoding translation initiation factor IF-3, whose protein sequence is MARRPHNAPPTRDTGPRVNDRIRVPEIRLIGADGENVGVVPPSRGLELAAQAGLDLVEISPNATPPVCKIMDFGKFKYEQQKRESEARKKQKVIEVKEVKFRPNTDNHDYDVKMRNVVKFLEKGDKVKVTLRFRGREMAHQNLGRELLERVAEDVKEIGKVENMPKMEGRQMIMMIGPLTK
- a CDS encoding (2Fe-2S)-binding protein, with the translated sequence MTKVAMTVNGKAVSGDVEGRTLLSQFLRDGLGLTGTHIGCDTSQCGACVVHVDGVDVKSCTMFALECEGAEVKTIEGMANPDGSLSTIQQAFQDHHGLQCGFCTPGMVMTAAALLEKNPTPSEAEIRDYLEGNICRCTGYHNIVKAIMAASGQDVTAIAAE
- a CDS encoding ferredoxin--NADP reductase, whose product is MNQQTAVTETAAAAKKTLPDAQTVTEVRHYTDRLFYFRTERPQSLRFRSGEFVMIGLPGDDGKPIMRAYSIASPSWDDGLDFYSIKVQDGPLTSRLQHIQPGDEIILRPKPVGTLVLDALLPGKRLWFLATGTGIAPFASLMRDPETYEQYDEVIMMHTCREVAELEFGRQLIESLPEDPLIGEFVGDKLKYYPATTREEFKTMGRVTDNLASGKVFADLGLGVDRMDPATDRAMVCGSLDFNKDVMAILEGWGLREGANSEPAEYVVEKAFVG
- a CDS encoding xanthine dehydrogenase family protein subunit M; protein product: MYAFDFERPKTLDEAVAALAAEEAQALGGGQTLIPTLKQRLAAPSKLVSLTAIPELKGVCVADDGAVCIGGATPHRVVAEEAAAPYPTLAAMASNIGDPAVNNRGTIGGSLANNDPSACYPSAALASGATIRTNMRDIAADDYFQGMFATALEEGEIITELRFPVPEKAAYMKFEQPASHFALVGVFVAKSADGVRVAVTGASEEGVFRWAEAEAALSSDFSADAVSGLSVDPEPMIDDLHGTPDYRAHLVRVLTARAVTAAG
- a CDS encoding xanthine dehydrogenase family protein molybdopterin-binding subunit, encoding MPKDHGIGASSKRREDVRFLTGRGRYTDDINLPGQAYAHFVRSQVAHGRLNGVDTSAAEAMPGVIRIFTGADFEGVGGLPCGWQVTDRHGNPMQEPGHPVLASGKVRHVGDPVALVVAETAEQARDAAEAIEPDIEELEPALDMKAALADGAPKVHDDLSSNLCYDWGFVEENREAVNKAFDEAHHVTTLELVNQRLIPNAMEPRVAIGDYNFATDDSTLYTTSQNPHVIRLLMGAFVLGIPEHKLRVVAPDVGGGFGSKIFHYAEEAACTFAAKQLRRPVKWTCSRSEAFITDAQGRDHVTKIELALDAEGHFQALRTETYANMGAYLSTFAPSVPTWLHGTLMAGNYKTPLIYVNVKAVFTNTVPVDAYRGAGRPEATYQLERVIDKAAREMGIDPVEIRRKNFITEFPYATPVAVEYDTGDYNATLDKLLEIINMNGFQQRLEESKSRGKLRGCGINCYIEACGIAPSHLVGQLGARAGLYESATVRVNATGGLVVMTGSHSHGQGHETSFAQVVADMIGIDENMVEIVHGDTANTPMGMGTYGSRSLAVGGSAMVRATEKIIAKAKKIAAHLMEASPEDIELTDGQFTVAGTDKSVAWGDVTLAAYVPHNYPLEELEPGLEETAFYDPNNFTYPAGAYACEVEVDPDTGKVTIERFAASDDFGNVVNPMIVDGQVHGGLAQGIGQALLESAAYDEYGQLLSGSYMDYAMPRAADVPFYAVDHSCQTPCTHNPLGVKGCGEAGAIGSPPSVVNAVVDALQRAGHTHVTHIDMPLTPSRVWAAMQG